One stretch of Cygnus olor isolate bCygOlo1 chromosome 1, bCygOlo1.pri.v2, whole genome shotgun sequence DNA includes these proteins:
- the CRELD2 gene encoding protein disulfide isomerase CRELD2: protein MGPGPAPRPARPSLCAALLLLVVLVVLPPLPAAGERRRLACSTCRDIADRFNQGLADTAKKNFGGGNTAWEEKTLSKYESSEIRLVEIIENLCDSSNFECNNMVEEHEEHIEKWWFKLKKKYPDLFKWFCIETIEVCCPAGTYGPDCLACRGGSERPCHGNGHCDGDGTRGGDGSCSCNKEYTGEFCLDCASGYYSTLRNDTHSVCTACHAACKTCTGSSNKDCQDCKEGWIKNEEAACVDLDECASSPCKDEQYCLNTEGSFSCKACHASCVGCTGEGSDKCKTCASGYMKEDEKCTDIDECNLPEKVCIKENEDCVNTSGSYKCVCSEGFEDKDGTCVQTVKTGEEVETETTEPSHTGHEDL from the exons atggggcccggccccgcgccgcgcccggcccggccttCGCTGTgcgctgccctgctgctgctggtggtgctggtggtcctcccgccgctccccgccgccggtGAGCGGCGTCGCCTGGCGTGCTCCACCTGCCGGGACATCGCGGACAGGTTCAACCAG GGATTAGCAGATACGGCGAAGAAGAACTTTGGTGGTGGAAATACTGCCTGGGAAGAGAAGACGTTGTCAAAGTATGAGTCCAG TGAAATTCGTCTTGTAGAGATCATAGAGAATCTGTGTGACAGTAGTAACTTTGAATGTAACAACATGGTAGAAGAGCATGAGGAACATATAGAGAAATGGTGGTTCAAACT AAAGAAGAAGTATCCTGATTTGTTTAAGTGGTTTTGCATAGAAACAATAGAAGTTTGTTGCCCAGCTGGAACTTATGGACCAGATTGCCttg CTTGTCGTGGTGGATCAGAAAGACCTTGTCATGGAAATGGCCACTGTGATGGGGATGGAACCCGTGGTGGAGATGGCTCATGTAGCTGCAACAAGGAGTATACAGGAGAATTTTGTTTGGACTGTGCTAGTGGTTACTATAGCACCTTGAGAAATGACACACATTCTGTTTGTACAG cCTGCCATGCCGCTTGTAAAACTTGTACTGGTTCAAGTAATAAAGACTGCCAAGACTGTAAAGAAGGCTGGATCAAAAATGAAGAAGCAGCTTGTGTGG atttaGATGAGTGTGCTTCTTCTCCTTGCAAAGATGAGCAGTATTGTTTGAACACAGAAGGATCTTTCTCATGcaaag catGTCATGCTAGCTGTGTAGGTTGCACGGGGGAAGGTTCCGACAAATGTAAGACCTGCGCATCTGGATACatgaaggaagatgaaaagtgTACAG ATATAGATGAATGTAATCTTCCTGAAAAGGTATGCATTAAAGAGAATGAAGACTGTGTTAATACTTCAGGTAGTTACAAGTGTGTATGTTCAGAAGGGTTTGAAGATAAGGATGGAACGTGTGTTCAAACTGTAAAAACAG GAGAGGAAGTGGAGACTGAAACAACTGAGCCTTCACATACTGGACATGAGGACTTATGA